The Microcystis panniformis FACHB-1757 region CTGAACTGTGTATATATTGATTATTACCTAGATATAACGCCACATGATTAACTCTTTTATCACCAAAAAAAATTAAATCTCCTGGGAGTAATTCCTCTCGGTTTATTTTTTGACAAAAAGCCTCCTGTTGATAGGAATCCCTCGGCAACCAAATACCAAAAGTGGCAAAAGCAGCCTGGATTAATCCTGAACAATCGTAATTAGGTGCAAGGGTTCCACCCCAGAAATAATGATTGGTACGGTTCATTGCTTCCTGAGTAAAAGTGATAATCTCAGGAATATGTTTTTCTATTTCTGAACGAGTTAGAGGAATTTTTTGATAAGCTGTGGTGGCCACCGCAATTGCATCTAAATCTTCTCCGCATAACCAAGCTAAATAATTATCTTCCCTTAGCTGAATTTGTAGCCCTTTTTCGGTAATTTCTAGGGAAATAAATTTTAATTGTCTTCCCTGTTGTGCTTGGGTAGCTAACTCTTGACAACTGGGAGAATTGTAGAGATTTAAGTCTCTTATACAGAGATATTCCTGGGTGGATGATGGGGGAAGGGAGATGATTTGCATAAAAAATAGCTCAGAATTTATTGACAGAAAAAACTGCATTACTAGCCAAAAGCAAAGGGATAACAACGAG contains the following coding sequences:
- a CDS encoding C40 family peptidase, whose protein sequence is MQIISLPPSSTQEYLCIRDLNLYNSPSCQELATQAQQGRQLKFISLEITEKGLQIQLREDNYLAWLCGEDLDAIAVATTAYQKIPLTRSEIEKHIPEIITFTQEAMNRTNHYFWGGTLAPNYDCSGLIQAAFATFGIWLPRDSYQQEAFCQKINREELLPGDLIFFGDKRVNHVALYLGNNQYIHSSGKETGNNGIAINLLTDDRDSVSRYYYQKLWSFGRVMHN